CGGCAGGTGGCATAAACAGCAACACATGCCAGTGCGGGGTAGCGTCGTGGTGCGGCTCGGCAACACGGAAACCATAGGGACGCAGGCCTCGGCGATTTAGTTTTGACATCGCTTTAGCCCAGGTACGACATAAGTAGCGCTGCCCTTGGCGGGGAGAGGCATGATCCCACTTAGGGTTTTGGTGACCGTTCTGGATGTTAGCGTGATAACGCGACGGGCAGGTGATAGTGAGGAAAACACCCTCATCACCCCGCGCGATTGCCACCATTTCAACACCGGCCATGCGGGTCATCAGCTCATGACGGCGGATAGCCGGATTACTGATACTGCCGTACACCATGTTTTCCAGTGATGCGATGTTGCCATCTTCATCAACCAGTTCATGTGTCTGGAAAAAAGCGCGATTCTTGCGGCGCTGCTCTTGCCACTGGTTGAGAGCATCAAGGCTGACATACGGCATTCGTTTTTTGTGGATCACACCGATGGCGCGAAACTGATTTTCCCGCCATTCACAACGCAGTCGCCACAACTTCCGCTCCCACCATTCAGGTGAGGTGATGCGCAAAATGGCGGAATAGATGCGGTGCCGGGCTTGTTCATCACCGATAACCAACCCCCAGCACGGCGGCGTCACACGTAATGCCAGCAGTTCGCGCCCAAGATGGCGATATAGCCACTGAATTTCATCGTAGGTCATATCTTCCGGCGATGTGTGGCCGCACTCGGTTTCAAACATTTCGACGATGGCGGCCGCAAGGGTATGCGCGGCATTGATCACCTCATGCTTGGTAAACCCGGCCAGATGTGACCAACGCGGCCCCCAATAGACCGCCAGTTCCGATGCAAAACCATCACGCACACCTTGCTGTGCGCGCACGGCATCCAAACGCAACAGCGCTTTTTTCACGGTTCCCATAAAAAAAGCGCTGATGTGTCGCGGCTCGCGGTTCGCTCGTAGCCATTCGATTTTTTGGCGGTAAACGTCGCGGATAAAAGGCGGCTGCTCGTGTAAGCGTGCGGCCACGCCTTCCGGCGTTTTCATCCAGCCGCTAATCGTTTCCTGATGGCCCTGACGCTCTATTTCCGCCAGACCACGACGGATACGCAACTGGGTGCCGTTCGGCTCCCGCTGTTCCAATTGCACCACGGCCTGACTAAGATTCCGGTCATCACCTGTGGCCAAAGCGCGTTTAACCATCCGGCTCAGATGCCGCGTGACGGCGGGATGCGGTTCCGCATCGGTAACGAATAGAGAGGGGCGGATAGCAGTCACGCCCGACGGTGCGGAGATCGCCGGGCGTGGAGCGTTCCAGTGATAGACCCACTGTTCAGGCATCACTCACAAACCCCGGCGTAAACACTGCTGCAAACCGACTGGTCGTTTAACCCCGCAAATAGATCGAAATGCCGCCCCCCCTAGTCGTCATAGCCCAATCGCGATAGGTTTTGATGCCGTGTGACTCGACGGTAATACTCTCTATGCGGCGCTCCGCCTTGTGCGAGTCCTGCGTAGCAGGGAAGAACATGGAGTTCCCGCGACGTGAACACGCAGCGACAATCCGCTCCCATTCAGCGATACGTTCAATTTCCTCCGGCCAACGCGTAAATATCGCCGCCAGCTCGGCTTTGTTGGCGTGGATGCATGGCATACAGCCAACCCGGCTACAATCCTGCTGATAAAGCGGATTCGGTTTGATGCCGTGCCGCTTGGCGATGGCGAATACATCCGCATGTAACCAGCGCAAAATCGGCCGATAGACATGCAGACCCGGCGTGTTGTCCGCATCCTCCTCCCACTCCGGCAGCTTTGCTCGGGCCGGTGACTCTTCGGCCCTGACGCCCTGCCATGAAATTACCTCGTCGTATTCTGCCAGCGCTGTAATAACAACCTGATCACGTACCGGAGCGTGCTTCAGTTCAAAGGTACAAAAGCGGGCTTTAGTGGATGGAAATCTTCCCTTCCACATGCACAGGTCAAGGAACGGGATACCGGTGGGTGTAGTAGCCCCCGTTTAAACCGGACACTTCACCAGTAAGACATAGTCATTGAGCTATGTTTAAGGAGTGTCCTGTGCAAAGAATCGAAGTGATCACTGGCGAGCAAAAGCGTCGTCGTTATACTCCCGAAGAGAAAGCCCGTTTTGTTGCGCTCGCCATGCAGCCCGGCTACACCGTCTCACTCGTTGCCCGGCAATATGGCATTACACCCAGTCTTCTTTTTAAGTTAAGTGGAAACGGCTCATGAACGATGGTGGGAAGTCTGCAATCGCCGCAGGCGACGAGGTGGTCAGCGTCTCAGAGGTCAACGCTCTTGAGAAAAAAGTCAAACAGCTTGAACAAATGCTGGGACGCAAAACGATGGAGGCCGAAATCCTTCGGGACGCGCTTGAGATAGCCCAGGCAAAAAAGTTGATATCGCGCATGCCATTGCTGCCACCGGACGATACCCCCTCATCCGAATAGCCGAAGTGCTCTGCGTATCGCGTTCGAATCTTTATGAACGGCTGCTGAAGAAACGCCAGCCCAGGTCAGCACGCTACAGCAAAGATGATGACGCCCGACTGTTACCGCTTATCCGCCAGATATGCAGCGAGCGGGCGACAAACGGCTATCGTCGTGTGACGGCGCACCTCAATCGTGTGCTGAAGGAACAGAACTGGCGGGTTAACCCCAAACGTATTTACCGGATCATGCAGGCGAATAACCTGTTACCAGCTTTATCTGGCGATAAATGACATCGACCACACGAAAACCAAAGCGATGTCGCCGCAAACCAACGGTATCTGCGAGCGGTTCCATAAAACGATACTGAACGAGTTTTATCAGGTGACGTTCCGTAAAAAGTTATATGGCGATCTCGACACATTACAAGCGGACCTTGATGAATGGCTGACTCACTATAATAATGAGCGAACCCATCAGGGAAAAATGTGCTGTGGGCGGACGCCAATGGAAACATTACTTGATGGAAAACGCATCTGGGCTGATAAAAATTTAAGCCAGATGTAATCTGACAGACACCTGTATAAATAACCGGTAACTGTCAGATCAGGTCTGAGCTAATACATATTATGACTGTATGTTCTTTTTAAATTCGGTATTCGAACTCACTTTTAAAAGAATATTTAAACTGTTTTTAATGAATGCTGCACATACTGTTGGAACGAAGCAACCAATTAATATGTAGATAGGCCACAAATACTCATATGAAAGAGGCAGTGTTTCAATTACTGATGGTTCTTCTACACCTATAGCCTTACTATATAGAACATCAAAAATTTTAAAGCATAAGAAATGAAAAGCCATAATTTCAAACGAATATTTCCCCATCATTGAAAAAATATTCGCAATCACACCCAGCTTTTCTTTTATTAATTTAGCCAAGTACATACATTGATATATACCGATAACAGACAAAACATAAAAACTATAAAAAATCACATCTTGACTACCTAAGGAAACAAACCATCCCATTTTATAGGTTAAAAATATGGTTAATGGAAACAGCAGTGCAGCAATATACCATTTCAGATACTTGTAATAATTATCAACATAAAGCTTAACAAAATAAGCCATAATAAACAATGGGATCACAAACAGAGCGACATCCAACCGCATCGGTAGTATGAATTTTATAACCATTCTTTCATAACCTAATGCGCAACAAACCAATCCTAAAATTATAATGACAAGGTTTTTTGCCAAATGGCTCTGAGTTCTATTTTTAATCACATTACCGAAATAAATTATTCCACCAAAGATAGATGAGGAGAAAACCAAAGGTAAAACAAACCATGTAGCGCCATACAAAAGCTCAGAATTAGTTAACGCTGCGCTATTTAGAATATAATTTCTGAAATTATAGAAAGTCCAATACACTTGCGATGCGTTGTATATGTGAACATCTATAAAAAAGTTATGAAAAGCACCTATTAATGCAGAGTAAAATAGATATTTTGGATAATTGCTTTTTATTCTGCTGGCTAAGTTCAAAAATGGATTTTGACCATAACGTTCTTCATTATATAAAAAACCCGAAACAAAGAAAAACAAAGCTAAATGATATGAATACACATATTTTGATGCAAAATACCACGAATGGCCTATTATTATTGATAGAATCCCAATCCCTTTAAGGATGTCAATATAATTAGTGTTATTCCATTCTTTATACATATATGTTCCCACGAATTAGTAGATAGTATCGAATACATCACCAATAATATTTTATTTTTATTGGCTTTTTCAATATAACATGTTAATTATTTTTTTTCAATGAGATAAATTCACTTATAAAAAAATCCCATTAATTCATCTTTGGCATAATCGGTACAAATCTAAATAGCTATATGGACACCGACCCAGTGCAAGCACGGGCAGATCTTTTTCTGACAACGTAGTCACACACATATATCCGGCTTCGTGAGCCCTGATGAACATCCGTACTCTCTGGCCTCATTATCGCAATGACCTGCTATGGCCCAGCTATTTGTCAGATTTACAGAGAGTCGGTTCTCCCTGTCAGTACATCAACACTTTTGACTTCTTATAAATCATACTGTTACTTGGCAACATAATCCGTTCTCTGGTTCACCAGAGCCCAGGCCACTCTGGCATTCTTGTTCGCCAGCGCCACTACGGCTTCATTCACTCCGCTCCGAACAATAATACCCCTCAGCCACCTCTGGATTGCACTACACCGTTCATCTGAGAGATTCACCGTACGATAAACAACGGAGCGGGCACCATGAATAAGCAAGCCGCGCAGATAACTATCACCACGTTTGGTTATTCCCAGAAGTCTGGTTTTACCGCCGCTGTTGTGCTAACCGGGCACTAATCCCAGATAACTGGCAAGATGTCGACCATTAATAAAATCCCTACTGTCACCCAGATCTATCGTCAGTGCAGATGCGCCCAGTGGCCCGATACCCGGAATATTCTCCAACAGGAGTGTATCCTCGTTTTGTGCACTTATCTGCTTCAGGCGTACATCCAGAGTTTTAATTCGTTGCTGGCAGTCCTGAAGCTCCAGCAACATCTCCTGGAAGCGTTCCCGACTGAGCGTAGTGAGTTCATTTTCCGCATCGTCCAGATAGTCGGGTAGGCAGGCCATGACTTTATAGGCAGCTTTCGGTATAGCGATACCGTATTCCAGACTCAGCCCCCTGATCTGATTAATCAGCACCGTTCTGTTTTTCACCAGCCGCTGACGAACCCGGTGCAGACACTGAATATCCTGCTGCTCAATGCTTTTTCCCGGTACGTAGTGCATACCCAGACAACTGTCAGCCTCAACGATAGCGGTAGCGTCATTTTTGTCGTTTTTATTTCCCATTCGAAAGGGCGATACGTATTATGGGCTGATTTATCTGACATCATGCCCGAATGTTTTAAACTGACGGGATCAGTAATTTGCGCTACCACATGCTTCCATCACAATTCTGGACGAGGGTTACTGAGCAATAAAAGCCATCAGCTTTTCGCGGGTGATCTGTAGTGGGTCAGCAATTCAGAACACCTCCAAAACCTGTTAATGTTAAAAATAGTGAGCATGAGGTGATGAATGCTCAAAGCTCGTATTTTAGTCGGAAATGTCTGGCGATCCAGGTCGCTCAGGGGCTATGCGGTGAGGATGTGGTCGCTGTGATGCCGCGTTTGAAACAGTTACCGAAGCGTGTACAGGAACAGTTGCAGACCTACAACGGCAGTGAATTTATTTCTAACACGTTGGATCACTGGGCGTACGAGAATGGCGTGACAATGGACTTCTCCCGGCCTGGCAAACCAACAGATAATGTGCTGATCGAGTCGTTTAATGGCAGTTTTCGGGACGAGTGTCTGAACGTACACGGATTCCTGTCACTGGACGATGCACAGGAAAAAGTCGAGCACTGGCGACAGGAATATAACCAGCAAAGACCCCATTCCTCGTTAAATAACCTGACTCCGGAAGAATTTATCCGAAGCCTGAAAAAAGGCCCGGATCTCTGATTTAGCCTTGTACCGATATTGAGAAAAGATCATTTTACCATCAAAAACATGCCGGATGAGAAGCCCCATCCGGCATCGGTTTTCCCGGTGTTGCAGTCTGTTATGGATAATGCCTATTCAGGCTGTTATTGCAAACAGTGCTTATCAGTTTGCCAGCGGTGCTTCCGGGTGTAAGCCTAACCAGCCGGGGGTCGGGTCGCCTTTGACTTCACCCACATACAAGCTCATTTGCGCCCGGAAACGTTCGACTGCGCCGCGATCGGACATAAAATCGGCGAATGCCTGCGGGTTAGTGTTGCTGTATTCCCAGATGTGTTTGTAGCCTGCCGGAGGGGCGACATCGGTGCGAACAGACCACATGCGTGCAACCTGCGTCTGGGTTTGCGGGTCAAGCAGCCAGCTCAGGTACAGTTTCGCGCCCTCAGGGTGTTTGGCCTGTTTGAGGATGGCCGCACGCTGTGCCCAGGAGACAAAGGGGTCGGTTTTCGGTAATACAAAGCGGGTGACGGCATTGGCGGCTGGCACAAGTGCGCCAGAGCTGGCAACGGTTGCGCTGTATTTGCCGGTGGTAATTTGTGCCCCTGGTACGTTCGTGCCGCGCACATAGACAGGGTCTTGTTCTTGCAGTTTTTCAACATATTCCCAGCCGTATTTATCCACCACCTGTTTGTACCAAAACAGTATGGCATCGTCGTCGTTAGGGTAGGCCAGAATCAGGTTGCCTTTCAGGTCAGGGCGCAGGTAGTCATTGGCTTCCCGCGGCCAGGATTTCTCGTTGAGTAACTGGGTGTTGACCAGATTACTAAAAGCAATGACGTAAGCGCCGGTCCAGGCACCATCGGCATCACGAAAAGCAGGGTAGACGCTGTCCCAGCCGACGGGCTTATAGTTAAGCAAGACGCCTTGTTTTTTCCAGCGTGGGAAATTCTGCACGGTTTGTAACTGCACGACATCCGCCACCAGCGTATTGGTTGCCAGTTGGTTATCAATGCGGGCGTCATGGTATTTGCTGTAATCGACGATGATGTTGAGTTTCATGCCGGGAAAACGGTTCTCAAATGCCTGCTTGAACCCTGTTTGTTGAGACTGGACATCACCACCAGCATATACCGTTACGGTGCCGCCTTCTTTGAGCGCATTTTGGTAGATTTGATCCAGTGAGCGGGTATCCGGCGCGAGAGCGGCCTGGCTTTGCCAGGCACTGAATCCCGCCACGGTGGCCAGCACCAGTAGGGTTTTCTTCAGGTACTTCCCAGTGTATTGCATTGTAGTCTCCTTGACTCATGGGGCATTCGTGCCGAGGTTTCATGGTGTTGCTGTGCCATCGGCCACGCGATAACAGGCACACCCTGCGGTGATGTGCTGACGGACAGCCTAAGCGTATTAAGCCGAAAGCAACAGGAAGAAAAAATGAACGAATTGATTAAAAACATTGAATGATTTTGGTGCGGTGACTCTGGCCTGACTGCATGACAAGAGCGTTAAAAATAAAAGATTCCCGCTGGTTACTCGGTTTTTTAGTATGTATTGACTGTATTTTTTACTTTAGAGCAGTCAATGATCTAAACGTATGATGGTGTGATGAATATCACAGAAAAATGCCGCAAAACTGTTTAGCGAAAAGGAAAGCGCAGCAGGAAAACGCCCTGACGGGCAGGGCGTTCATCATGACATGTCAGGCTGCCGTATTCACCAGGTTACCCTGAGAGGAGAATGACGCCAGTGAAGACGAGAAGCTTTGCAGGAACGTGGACAGAGAGGCATTGCTGCTGTCACCCCCCAGTGCACTGATCATCGAGCTGAAGGCACTCTGTAATGCGTTCAACTGGCTGCTGGAAACCGTACTGCTGCTGGAACTGGAGCCAGAGGAGAGTGCGCTGATTAGCGAGGATAAATCATTCTTCATCGGGTTGTCTGACAACGATGACGAGTTGGATGACGCACCCACGCTATGCAGTGTGTCCATTAGCGTATGCAAAAACGTTGCCACGGCCTCTTTGGCACTCGCAGAGGTTGTGTCAGAGGTGCTGCTGGTTGAGTCAGTGGATGATGAGGTGGAACTGGTGGCGCGGGTCGCCGTGCTGCTGTCAAGCGTGATACCGATGGAGGATAACGCACTGGCCAATGCGGCAAACAGCCCGCCTTCTTCATTATTTCCCTGTTTGCGATAAGGAATTGCGCTCACAGAGGAGGACGTGGAAGAGGAAGTGGCACTGGTGCCCGAAACCTGCATGATGGAGCTATATAAGCCTGAATAGCTGGAGGAAATAGACATCACCATAATACTTCTCCTTATTATATTCGCCAGAAAATAGACTACTGCATGGTGCTTACTGAAATGTGTATGACTTACTGCGTTCTTTACCCAATTGCCTTATGCAAAAGATCCCATGAATAAAAACATGGCTCCATCTATGTATATAGAATAATTGAATTTATTTTACCATTGCGGCTAAAGTTTCCCTTGGTTTTGCCGATGTGAAAATATCTTTAAAAACGCCATGAAGGCGGTTTTTTATTATTTTATTAAAATGGAATGGTTTTTTTTTGATTCTTTTTCGTAAAGAAATCGAAAGCGAAAAATGACAATGTTAGTCAGTCGAAATAAAAAATCCGCAGAGTAAGGGATCTGTAAATTTATTATTCGCCAGCCATAATATTTGCAAAAAAATCTGATCGGTGGTGGGAAATAGCCCGTCAGGTTCTTAACAAGGGGGCGAATCTTCCCCTTTGTCATAACGTGATGTGTCAGCGTTATTCTGAGCGGCTATGCGGTGGTTGGGCCATCGGCGGTGCGGTGTGATGGCGAGCCGGTTTCACCAGGCCAGTGGCGTGCCTGCGTAGTCAACAAAGTGATGGCCGCCCTGGCCTTGATAACGGGCAATTTGTGCCAGCAGGCCGTTAACACTGGTTTCAATGCTCAACGGTGCATCCTGCCCGCCCAGATCGGTCTGTACCCACCCTGGATGAAGTGACAGCAATGTCACGTCGCGGTCTGCCAGTGCAACATGCAGGCTGCGAGTCAGCATATTCAGTGCCGCTTTGCTGGCGGCATAAAATGGTAACTCCGCCTGCGGGTTTTCCGTCAGGCTGCCCAGCCGTGAGGTCATAAAAGCGAGTGTTGCCTGCGGGGCCAGATGCGCTAAGAGCGCCGAGGCCATAGCAATAGGAGCCAGAGTGTTGGTGAGAAACAGTGGCAGCGCGGCTTGCGGTGTGATGGCCGCAGGCTCCTGATGTGCCGGGCCGTAAATGCCAGCGTTTATC
This sequence is a window from Dickeya aquatica. Protein-coding genes within it:
- a CDS encoding replication endonuclease gives rise to the protein MPEQWVYHWNAPRPAISAPSGVTAIRPSLFVTDAEPHPAVTRHLSRMVKRALATGDDRNLSQAVVQLEQREPNGTQLRIRRGLAEIERQGHQETISGWMKTPEGVAARLHEQPPFIRDVYRQKIEWLRANREPRHISAFFMGTVKKALLRLDAVRAQQGVRDGFASELAVYWGPRWSHLAGFTKHEVINAAHTLAAAIVEMFETECGHTSPEDMTYDEIQWLYRHLGRELLALRVTPPCWGLVIGDEQARHRIYSAILRITSPEWWERKLWRLRCEWRENQFRAIGVIHKKRMPYVSLDALNQWQEQRRKNRAFFQTHELVDEDGNIASLENMVYGSISNPAIRRHELMTRMAGVEMVAIARGDEGVFLTITCPSRYHANIQNGHQNPKWDHASPRQGQRYLCRTWAKAMSKLNRRGLRPYGFRVAEPHHDATPHWHVLLFMPPADRKAITDILREYFIAEDRAELGRNTGARFKAKKLDPRKGSATAYVAKYISKNIDGYALDGELDNETGKPLRETAKFAMAWASQHNIRQFQPFGLPPVTVWRELRRLANQLTAAQKENGTFKRGAAQLADPAMDAVLASADAGCFATYIEKQGGVLIPRERYTVRIAYEDADEQNTYGETPEKIFGVFSPRLGAISRICTRLIKWKIRKKQAIDDGASISTRSGLAVTSPTGDAWSSVNNSTGDEKTAIPADIDGDDYGSCEPPDGEIDDTSAQTFTDFERMTAPERRALLSRLRTQPPDRRNNQHSSTTQRNKSAEKQAVGKLPDEWRASIADFARSIGWDVSIGEASRLAAGHPIDFCGHRYYARRNGELYREAEKQQVDKAGLMQRVAALRELSQRKD
- a CDS encoding acyltransferase family protein, with translation MYKEWNNTNYIDILKGIGILSIIIGHSWYFASKYVYSYHLALFFFVSGFLYNEERYGQNPFLNLASRIKSNYPKYLFYSALIGAFHNFFIDVHIYNASQVYWTFYNFRNYILNSAALTNSELLYGATWFVLPLVFSSSIFGGIIYFGNVIKNRTQSHLAKNLVIIILGLVCCALGYERMVIKFILPMRLDVALFVIPLFIMAYFVKLYVDNYYKYLKWYIAALLFPLTIFLTYKMGWFVSLGSQDVIFYSFYVLSVIGIYQCMYLAKLIKEKLGVIANIFSMMGKYSFEIMAFHFLCFKIFDVLYSKAIGVEEPSVIETLPLSYEYLWPIYILIGCFVPTVCAAFIKNSLNILLKVSSNTEFKKNIQS
- a CDS encoding ABC transporter substrate-binding protein, whose translation is MQYTGKYLKKTLLVLATVAGFSAWQSQAALAPDTRSLDQIYQNALKEGGTVTVYAGGDVQSQQTGFKQAFENRFPGMKLNIIVDYSKYHDARIDNQLATNTLVADVVQLQTVQNFPRWKKQGVLLNYKPVGWDSVYPAFRDADGAWTGAYVIAFSNLVNTQLLNEKSWPREANDYLRPDLKGNLILAYPNDDDAILFWYKQVVDKYGWEYVEKLQEQDPVYVRGTNVPGAQITTGKYSATVASSGALVPAANAVTRFVLPKTDPFVSWAQRAAILKQAKHPEGAKLYLSWLLDPQTQTQVARMWSVRTDVAPPAGYKHIWEYSNTNPQAFADFMSDRGAVERFRAQMSLYVGEVKGDPTPGWLGLHPEAPLAN
- a CDS encoding hemagglutinin, with amino-acid sequence MVMSISSSYSGLYSSIMQVSGTSATSSSTSSSVSAIPYRKQGNNEEGGLFAALASALSSIGITLDSSTATRATSSTSSSTDSTSSTSDTTSASAKEAVATFLHTLMDTLHSVGASSNSSSLSDNPMKNDLSSLISALSSGSSSSSSTVSSSQLNALQSAFSSMISALGGDSSNASLSTFLQSFSSSLASFSSQGNLVNTAA
- a CDS encoding SDR family oxidoreductase; amino-acid sequence: MSTVQRALIIGASRGLGLGIASALHQQGCHVSATRRHVSASTDALPVHWLSLDITDSAQREACCQALAHDRFDLILINAGIYGPAHQEPAAITPQAALPLFLTNTLAPIAMASALLAHLAPQATLAFMTSRLGSLTENPQAELPFYAASKAALNMLTRSLHVALADRDVTLLSLHPGWVQTDLGGQDAPLSIETSVNGLLAQIARYQGQGGHHFVDYAGTPLAW